The sequence TTCCCAGGGGGGCTTCGCCCATTTCCGCGGCAATGGACGAGGGCATGGGCCGTACCGGATCAAAGATGGAATCCGGCACCATGCCTGCGCCGCCCGCCACCATGAGCACCACCATGGTTTCGCCGATGGCCCGGGACATGCCCAGGATCACGGCCGTGCTGATGCCGGAAAGCGAGGCCGGAACCACCACTTTCCAGATGGTTTCATTATGCGTGGCCCCGAGCGCGAGGGAAGCTTCCTTCAGTTCCAGCGGCACGGCGTAAATGGCATCCTCGGAAACGGAGGTGATGGTGGGTACGGACATGAACGCCAGCATGAGCGAGGCGTTGAACATGTTCAACCCGGTGTTGATGTCGAACGAGTTTTGCAGGAAGGGCGCCACCACGACCATGCCGAAAAAGCCGATGACCACCGACGGCAGGGAGGCCAGCAGTTCGATGATGGGCTTGACGATGTTGCGCACGCGCAGGGAGGCGATCTCCGCCAGGTAGAGCGCGGTCATGACGCCGAGAGGAATGGCGATGGCCGAAGACAGGGCCGTGACCGAAAGGGAACCCATGATCAGCGGGAAAATGCCGAATTCGGGATCGTCCTCGTCCGTGGGGTACCACCCGTAACCGAACAAAAAGTCCATGACGTCCACTTTTTGGAAGATGGGCAGACCTTCCAGAAAGAGAAAGACCATGATCAGCCCGAGCACCACGATGGAAGTGAGGGCCGTGCCGAAAAAGACGCTCTGGATGAGTTTGTCGCGGGTTTTGCGTTGCAGGTTCAGGGCGCGGAGCACCAGCGTGAGCACGCTGAAAAACGCGAAAATGGCGGCGAACACGTAGTACCAGGTGGCCCGGGCCTCCATGTGCGCGTGGACGAAGTCATCGAGGTAGTGCAGTCCCTGCTCCTCCAGGTCTTGTCCATGTCCCTGGCGTCGCAGCTTGGCACCGTGCTCCGTGATTTCCTTGGTCAGGGCGTCCAGTTCAAGCAGCGACTGGTGGAGCTTTTTTGCGTTCAGAGCCGGATCTCCGGGCCGCGTCTCCATCTCTTCCGTAATCACGAAAGTGACGTAGCGCGACATCTCCTTCAAGGCTCCATTCAGGCTTTTGTCCGGCATAATGCGATGCGGGGCCATTTCCAGTTGTTGGAGATAGACCCGTTCCACATAGTCCGGCTGCGCCTTGTGGTGGCCGTAGAGGGCCAGGCCAACGGCAGCCAACAGACCGGCGATGATGAAAATTTTGATCCTGTCCACGACAGCGGTTCCCCTTTGCTTGGCACAAGTCCGCCGGAACAGCCTCGGATCGGAAGCGGTTCCGGCGGACGTTTACACGTTACGCCTTGGAGTTCGTCGTTACTTGATGGGGATGAAGCCTTCGTCGGCAGCCATCTTCTGACCGGCCGGGCTCATGACGAAGTCGATGACGGTCTTGGTGTCGCCGGTGGGCTGACCAGCGGTGTAGAGGTTCAGGCCGCGGGAGATGGGGTAGGAACCGTCCATGGCGCTCTTCACGCCGGCGGCAACGCCGTCCACGGGCAGAGCCTTCAGCTCGGAGTTCACATAGGCCAGGCCCACGTACCCGATGGCCTGCACGTTTTTGGAAACGGCCTGGGCAACAGCGCCGTTGGAGGCCAGCAGGGAGGCGCCGGGGAAGACCTTGTGCTTCTTGCCGTCGCGCTTCATGATCTTGGAC is a genomic window of Paucidesulfovibrio gracilis DSM 16080 containing:
- the pstC gene encoding phosphate ABC transporter permease subunit PstC; protein product: MNLQRKTRDKLIQSVFFGTALTSIVVLGLIMVFLFLEGLPIFQKVDVMDFLFGYGWYPTDEDDPEFGIFPLIMGSLSVTALSSAIAIPLGVMTALYLAEIASLRVRNIVKPIIELLASLPSVVIGFFGMVVVAPFLQNSFDINTGLNMFNASLMLAFMSVPTITSVSEDAIYAVPLELKEASLALGATHNETIWKVVVPASLSGISTAVILGMSRAIGETMVVLMVAGGAGMVPDSIFDPVRPMPSSIAAEMGEAPLGSDHYYALFAIGIVLFLFTMLFNIVADHISHKYKQVGAATL